In Haliotis asinina isolate JCU_RB_2024 chromosome 15, JCU_Hal_asi_v2, whole genome shotgun sequence, the sequence TAAACCAGACATCATAAAACCAGTCATTTTCCCACTTAACAAGACTACATAAAACCTCCCTACTTAACTCCACTACATCAAACCATCCACCCATTCACTTTAGCAAGAAACATAAAAACCACCTATCAAAAACCTTATCCAGACAACATAAAACAGCCCATTCACCCTACTTATATAAAACAACCCATTTACCCACCTAATATACTTACATAAGACCACCAACCACTAATCCATACTCTTCATTGGGCCACATAAAATCACCTATCCATCCACTTAACCAGACTAGTACATGAAACTAATAACATCAAACCACCCATCCACAAACTTAACCAGATTACATAAGACCACCTTCTTATCCTACTTTCATAaaaccatccatccacacacttCAACTTCTTGCACAAAACCACCCACTTAACATACATAAAAGCACCCACTTGACCTACACAAAACCCTCCATCAGCCATTTTAACCTACTTACATAAAACCAGCCTACATACTTGAAACAAACCATCCATCCATTTACCCTACTTACATTATATCTACTTACATAaaaccacccatccatccatctaaaCTACTTACGCATAACCACCCAGCCATCCAATAAACCTCCTTATATAAAACCACCCAGCCACCCTACTTACTTAAAACAAACCATCCATCCACTTAACAAGAGTATATAGAACCACACATCCACCCTCTTAGGCAACTTAAAATTAAACACCCACTTAAACTGGTCACATAAAAGCACCCATCCATCCACTAAACTTCCTTACATAAAAtcatccattcattcacttAGCCTAGTAACATAAAACTACCCATCCACCAATGTAACCAGGCAACATAAAACCACCCATCCAACCCACTTAACCAGATACAATAAAACCAATCTTCCACCCACTTTACCAATGTGCATAAACCTGACAAGCAACCAACTTAATCATACTACATCCACATATATCTCATACACCTACATACAAACACCTACTTGTATACCTAACCTATCAACCAATGAAAACTTAATATGCCACTCCCACTTACCAGTGACATGTCACTGTGAGGCTGCCTCTGTGCTCCCTGGAGGATGGGACTTTTCAGGCAGTCTCTTTAGTGGGCGTGGCTGGCCAGACATCTTCTGTGTTGAGGAATTGCCTTGCTTTTTCCTCCACACCTTGCGTCGGCCACTCTGTGTATCCGTGGTAACCTTGAAGGATGCCCTCTCATTCCTCTCCCTCTCAATCACTTCCTGTTTCAGCATCATCATGCCCTGTCTCAGCTCCTTCAGCTTCTTGTCAATGGTGGCCTGGAGCTCTAGACGGGAAGCTTCCACCTTGCGCTGCTTGTTGCTCAGTTCCTGCTTCAGGTCATCCAGCTTCCTCTTGCGAGAACACTCCTGTACCTGCAACAGACAACACAGGGTTTTTATCACAGCAGACAAAAAAGACTCAAAGCACCTACACAAGTCATTACTCAATGCACATGCATCAGATGATGTTCCCCAAGAACCTTTTAACATGGATTTATGAATCATGTGGAATACAGGGTGTTTAACAATAGTTGATATCTGGTACTGGTAGCAATTTAATGCCATTACTTTCTTACTTGATGATTAGACATAAGACATTTTTATTTGGACACACACAAATGGGACccaaaacacagaaacacaagtACTGACTTTCTTTGAAGAAGCCCCCTGAATATCTGAAGCTacatcagcatcagcagcagcaacagaaGCATCAACATCAGATCTGGAGATATCCTCCAGACTCATCCTGGCAAACACTGGAATCAGTTCATTCTGGGATCGGTAGTCTGTCTTCAGCTTGGTGTGGCGGTTCCTCCTTCGGTGAGGAGAAGGCAGACATGGAGAGTCATCGTCTTCTGGAACCAGACTGTTCTCAGCCAGGTGGTCCACGTGACAACTCTTCCTGTTGGAGGGATGCTGTGAAGGAGAGTCTGTGTCTTCCTGGAATGGAAAGAATGAGGGTACAAAGCCATTTGACCCACAAGAACAATAAAATGCAACACCGCAGTTGGGAAAATGCAATTTACCCAAAGCTAATGTCAAGTAAGAAATGTTACAATACAGAAAGACTGTAGGAAAACTTACAGATATAGTTACTATCAGTGTccttgaattaatgaaatactAACCTTGTCTTCATCATACCAAACCCGGAGACCCCTCTCCTgaaatttatttacaaactgtgaGAAAATACATGACAAGAAAATGTTTTCCAGAAACATTATTCCCCTGAACTACATTGACTCTACTAGTCTTTACCGAATCTGAGTTCAGAACAAATTTTACCTACAACAGGATTAGGTTTTGCACTAACTAATACTGGAAAGGTCTAGGGCACATTATTCTGAGGTCAGAATTGAAGCTACTGGAATGGTCAAGGACACAATTATTCTGAGGTCACAGCAGCTACTTCTGAGGTTTTCTACCTGTGGGTGCTTAAAGCTGGGCTGGCTGTAGTCCGGGGAGTGAGGGCGGGCAGGAGATTTCTTGACAGGGGAAcacttttagatcatgacaGTTTTAGCGTATGATCAATACAGAATAAAAGACATTCCAACAACCTGGTGTACCTAAAAATGCCACTACCAGTGTGCGTCTCTTGACCTCTCATAATCTCCCAACAAGCATCTCTCAATCAAATACCAGTAGAGATTACATGATGTTACATGGCCATGTTCAGATTTTGGAATGATATTATTTGCCACACTGTCTTGGTCTGCTGGGTTCTACTAATATCAAACCATATCTTAGTATTTTTGTGCTATATTTTGTTCATTAAGGATAACTTAGGATAACTAGGACACACTGAGCGATTGGCAATCTACAGCATATCAATGCCTGTAAAGTGTTATTTCATCAGTTGATATATTTGGTGGAAACAAGATTTGGGTAATAATTTGTAAAGTGATTTTTATACCTTCACAGCCTTAGGCTTGTGCTTCTGAGACAGTGATCTCTGGCCTTTCCGAGAGACTTTACACTTTGGGGTAGGGCTGTTGAGGGGGGAAACATGGGGAGGGACGTGGTGGAGAGACCTCAGGGTCCCAGGAGAACAAGGTCCTGTGTTTGTAAGGATGGGAGGGTGTGGGTATCAGGTATCAGGTATTAAGTTGAGGATGTTGTTAAAGGAGGTATTAATGTTACTatgaaaatcacatttcaaaatcaCGTAGAGACGCTGTCTCGCCAAACATCCAACAACTGGATGGTGTGGGGTGTATACATTAGTGGATGTAATCCCTCAAGACTACTTTAGGACATAATTTTCACTGTTTGATTCCTCAATTTTGCTAATATACACAGGGATTCAAATGGtgaagagaactttgacaatgggccatattcaggattattagccattattagccatttcctgAATTGCAACATGGTCCATGGCCCCTCCCTGTATAAAAAAGATCCAGTCGATCTCTGCATTCAAATCTGAATACCATGATGTACCTATACCCATGGTCTACACCACACTTTCGTTCTACAACTGATCCGAATGTAGCCAAGTGACAAAAGATCCCTGGGGATCTGACTCCAAACTGTGTCAAGTGTACTGTACTGTAACACTAACAGCTACTGACGGATATATATAATCAACTGGTTCCGCctgaaataaacacaacaaatctGCTTCTAAAACCAAATATTCACATATGTTAGTGAAGGATACTGCAGTGTTTATCTTAGCTAATAGGAAATGAGACCAGGTTTCAGTCAACAGAAATGCAAAAAATATGTCCCATACAGACCCGTGACAGTTATACTtggacacttgacgtaatttaaaaaatatgcatgtatatttccaaaaacaaataattcataTACGAATCTTGGGATCACGCTTGAcgtgtaccaagtttggttaaGTTATCACAAACAGTTTATGATATATGCTTTGGACAACGTATTGCCGACGCAGCGAactcgtttctacttcgttgtTGCAAGGGATAATTAAAGAATATGTATTTCGGCTGTTTCCAGCCCAAAATGAATCGGAAAAACTCCTGTTCAAAAGAGGAATACATACAGTGATACAAAACGAGGTCTAGATCTATAAAAACAGCAAAGGTAAATTAAGGAAATCatcatatattattttttagaCTTTTATGGTCATATTCCGCAGGTAAAGGTTAATAATCCTAAACATGGCCcactgtcaaagttctctttcccaatccctgaaaAAGGAAACATTTACCTCAGCGTAACAGTTTCAGAACAGCATAATTTCAAGTAAAATTTGGAAAAAATATTAACCTTGTTTTCGCCTGGGAGGATAATAGAAGCGGTGCATGAATATAGAGGTAAATAAGTTGCGCATTCGTAGTACAAAACACTGGAAAGTAGCATCAACTATCTTAACATTTCTGTGTTCGAACGTTAATTATAGCCTGTATAAAAACGGTAATGGCATTCCTGACCTACTTtgagacaaaaaaaaacataccTCTCCCTACGATGTCACTAAACATAGTTTTGTATTTTGCCAGGAAATAAGCACTAATGTATATCTGGTCTAAATCGAGCAAATTACGTGATAAATTTAGATCGCTATGTCAGGATTCCAAACGCAGAGTTCACCTTGTGAAAATACGATAACTGAATTGGTAGATTTCTAAGCTATCTAaatgtttgggggtttttttgtttgtttttttaaaaaaaaggtcATACTcgcttttttttttaaaaaaaatctcaaAGTATACCTGAGCCAAGAGTTCGAGACATCAGAGGGGATTCAGCAGACAGGAAGGAATCTGTGGGAAAGAGCCTGTGCTTTTTCGAGAGCTCTTCGATGTTTCTCTGACGAGATACAGTGAAGAAGAAGACGAGAAGAGTCTGCCACGCAATATATAGGGGAGGAGCGGACGGTCGAGGAAACGATTAGCAACGGTGTGAGCGTAACTAGGGGCAATTCCAGTCCTCGTGACAGGGGTGTGAGGATGGATCAATCcaatttttaaaataacagTCAGCATCGTCCGTTACCTATCGTCTCTTTCCATGAACCTCGATTCGATTTCATCCGTCACTTTTCGCATATTTCCGTAATGTGCTGGCTTACATGTCGGTAAGAATTAAGCAAGAACAACATTATAGGAATAATATCTGTTAATACACGTAGTCATTTTGGATATACATTATGTGACGCATGCTTTAGTTGAGTATCCATCTTCGGGGCTTCAGTGCACACACTGTAATTTCAGTCGTTCCACAACCATGGATTCAGACAGATCACTTTTGTCGGCTAACTTgacagaaaatataaataatacgAAATCTACGAATGAGAACCATGCCTTGAAGCATTGTTCTTAATTAACGTCGTTAAATGCCAAATACGGTTTCACCATTTCGGGTATGACACCTTTTTAAGTTTGCATCGGAGAAACCTTCTCAACAGAACCCTCAAAACTACAACAAACGTTAGGGTTGGCAGATCTTGGTTGTAACTAAACGTTATAGACGGGCGTCAGTGAAAATCATACATTCTTGTATCGGCAACGTACTATCTCAACGCAAACACACAATCTACCTTTTCACCATCAAAGACACTATAAGAGTCCTGTACAATATCCAGTTTCCGTCGACAAAATCTCCGCAAGCGTTAACATCAATAGCGGCCATTTTGCTTACTCTCACAAGGGACATCACTCCGCCTGTCTCACGAATTTTCAATGAGGATTTTCAGTGTAGCATCAGCTCTAACGTTCAATTCCTAGATCTTTTGAGTATCGAAATCTCTACATATACTTAGTAACTCAAAATTTTTACTTTGTAAGATGTCTTGACATTGAAAAGAGAATTTATGTCTCTACTTTCAACATACAGTCATTGGACATGGGAATGAGGCAGTTATTCcccatttataaaataaacgAAAAGTCAAAAGAATTATGTCGGAGCATTTATTGTACCCAAACTGAAACAATGCcgtaaaacaaatgaaaaatccCTACACAGTGCACATTCACCGATAATGTGAATATTAAGActtctgtatatatgtcatcCCGATAATGGAAGCTATTTCTTAATACTACTTTAACTGTAACCCCCAGGCTGGTACTCTATACGGACGTCTTTTTTCCGCAACAGTCATCTAACCAACTGTCAGCCTTCAACTCATTAACGCTGTCGCCAGCTATAGTCACGAAATGCACGGGACATTTCAACCCACGCATAGTGACGGGTGCATTCGGGCGCGCTAACCAACGCTACAAACGAAAACATCAGTTTCCTTCTGTTCAGGACATAAGTATTGATTTCTGTGCATAGGCGTACATGTTAATATTTGGTGCCGCCAGAAAAAAATGTCTTGAATTTATTTTTCCTTTGATCTTGTTCATACACATGTGTCGTGAATCATCCCAGCTGCAAAGTCATAATTTCCGTTTTTTTCCTTTTCCGTATTTCAAGAATGACCGCACTTTGATGTGTCTCATGGCTTTGATAATCTTTTTAACATGACTGTCTATGGGGAAAGAGTGCAAAATGTTGTAtatatgtagctcatgtaactATGTGGAAAATACTTGAAGGAACATTACTTGGAAATTatgtgactgagtttagttttacgccgcactcagcaatgttccagctatatggaggcggtctgtaaataatcgagactggaccagacaatccagtgaccaacaacatgagcatcgatctgcgcaattgggaaccagtgacatgtgtcaaccaagtcagcgagcctgaccacccgatcccgttagtcgcctcttatgataagcatagtcgccttttatggcaagcatgatttaatgaaggcctattctaacggATGTAAGGAACTCATCTGTGTTTGTGACCAAGATGATTTCCTTACATCCTGCAATTTTTACACTCAAATAACGAAAACTGAATTAATGAAAATTATTACAGCTATACTAAAATAACATACAGGTCTTTGAGAATTTTGACCATTGACGAATACTTCAGTCCCATAACTGTAGGTCTGGAACGCCTATGCGATCGTACCCACAGAAACAGTTGTCCAAATCTCACGTTCAATTCGACCATGCTGTAAAGCATTAGAACTTTATTTGGTTGATTCGTATATAACATTGGATTTAATAAGGTATGAAAAAACCCAAGATTACAAAAAGCAACCCCAAAAGCAAAAAACAAAgacataacaaaaacaaacaaacaacccccTGAACACTTACAGGCACAGCTGTACGCGTTTTTAGTCAAGTGGACtcacaaatataaacatttaaaaGCTTTGATAACCCGAAGGCATATTTAATATCAGATGCTTTAAAAACTGAAAAACGAATGGTATAGGCGACACAACTGGGGTTAAAACCTGTTCATAGTGTTTGAAGCGTGCGGGTTTCACCAACTGAGCCGGCACCATTATGTCTGTTTCCAACTCATATGTCTGACTTGTATTACAGAGAattttctgtatgtttttcatttcattagCTGTCCTGAAATTATGTCCACTTACACCATAtaagtgaaaacaataaagatgATCAGTTCTCTACATAAGGGAAGGAATGCgttcattaaaaacacacatgCATGAATTGGTTATGAACGCAACGATCGTTTGTAAATCCTAGAGGACATGAGGAAAACACAGTGGGGCTAAATACACCCCGTCGTTGATTACAGTCAGATGCCCTTAAAGGGAGGCAGAGGAATATGTTCCCATTTGCAAGGTTTTCCTTACGGCCAGGGAATACAATcgtttaaaaacatataactgTATGTCAcatagatttgcagtgcaaacTAAGGGCACACGCTCATAGACATATGGTGGAGAATCCTGTTGTCTGTCAGACAGGGTGGATGAGCCTCCTCTGTTGCTAGTTCGCCCTCTGTTCGGGGTGGTTAAGGACAGCAAATGAAGTGTTTGGTGAAGGTCAAGACGACAGCAACCAAGTTTATTGTTAAAGGGAATGATGGATTTAGTAGGGTGCTTTCATTTACTGGTAAATCTGGCCCACAGTCCATTTTTAATAACTTAGTATTGTaacatgatatacatgtattttggaaATACATTTCCACAGTATGGTgcacattctagtacttttagcGGTCGAATTATACTTGTAATTCGCAAAGTCCGGCACCTAATCGTCAACATGCAAAGCGTGCGATCTAGCACACGGTGGCTTGGATTTGCCTGACATaaataacattcactcactcactcaacaagaGCTGTCACTTACGTAACTCTTATCCGGGTGGATTTAGTTCGTTGTTCCATAGTCTAGCGGGGTGTAAATGATAGAGTTGACCAGGCAAaccagtgctcaacagcatgagcatcgatctacgtaaatgggatacgatggcatgtgtcagccatgttgaagatcaattctaacccggatgttcatgaATAAACGTACCCATTGAGAT encodes:
- the LOC137265389 gene encoding uncharacterized protein, whose product is MSLEDISRSDVDASVAAADADVASDIQGASSKKVQECSRKRKLDDLKQELSNKQRKVEASRLELQATIDKKLKELRQGMMMLKQEVIERERNERASFKVTTDTQSGRRKVWRKKQGNSSTQKMSGQPRPLKRLPEKSHPPGSTEAASQ